A single genomic interval of Polyangia bacterium harbors:
- a CDS encoding cytochrome c oxidase subunit 3, with translation MSEAAPTLRAPAAAARSNRTEGHARLGMAVFLGTWVMLFAALFLAYAMVRAQAPAWPPPSLPRLPRAWPGVATLILLASSLVLRARVGSASIRALAAALLGLIFVCVQATVWRSALAAGLTPGTGTYASVFFALTVFHALHVACGLVLLFVAALRARGGTGNALWLAALFWDFVTVVWLIIYATVFWL, from the coding sequence TTGTCTGAAGCGGCGCCGACCTTGCGGGCGCCGGCGGCCGCCGCGCGCAGCAACCGAACCGAAGGTCACGCTCGCCTGGGCATGGCGGTGTTCCTGGGTACCTGGGTGATGTTGTTCGCGGCCCTGTTCCTGGCCTACGCGATGGTGCGCGCACAAGCTCCTGCCTGGCCGCCGCCATCGCTGCCGCGTTTGCCGCGCGCCTGGCCGGGCGTGGCCACGTTGATCTTGTTGGCGTCCAGCTTGGTGTTGCGCGCTCGCGTGGGCAGCGCCTCGATACGGGCGCTGGCCGCGGCGCTGCTAGGGCTGATCTTCGTCTGCGTGCAGGCGACGGTCTGGCGATCGGCGCTGGCGGCCGGCCTGACGCCGGGGACCGGAACCTACGCCTCGGTGTTTTTCGCGTTGACGGTTTTTCACGCCCTGCACGTGGCCTGCGGCCTGGTGCTCTTGTTCGTGGCGGCGCTTCGCGCGCGCGGCGGAACCGGCAACGCGCTCTGGCTGGCGGCGCTGTTCTGGGATTTCGTCACCGTGGTCTGGCTGATCATCTACGCCACGGTGTTCTGGCTGTGA
- a CDS encoding cytochrome C oxidase subunit II — MRPALPHDASVNGHLVDGVLRYVTTATALCLLVMVLVMLVALLFHRQGRNKAAYTHGTRRRDHLLVALVAAAMFFGIDGVLLVEAAADLRNHFWRFPTADENAVRVEVTAQQWAWNFRYAGADGQFNTPDDVVTLNDLRVPIDRPVYLKFHAKDVIHSFYLPNFRTKVDVIPGSETRLWFQAREAGRFEIGCAQHCGVNHYKMRGELRALPADDFDRWLRAAAADSALRYEPGDTAAHDGWDWGS; from the coding sequence ATGCGCCCCGCCCTTCCCCATGACGCCTCGGTGAACGGACACCTGGTCGATGGCGTTCTTCGCTACGTCACGACCGCCACCGCGCTGTGCCTGCTGGTGATGGTCTTGGTGATGCTGGTGGCGCTGCTGTTTCATCGCCAAGGCCGCAACAAAGCAGCGTATACCCACGGAACCCGGCGCCGCGATCACCTGCTGGTGGCCCTGGTGGCGGCGGCGATGTTCTTCGGCATCGACGGCGTCCTGCTGGTGGAGGCGGCGGCGGATCTCCGGAATCATTTTTGGCGCTTTCCCACCGCGGACGAAAACGCCGTGCGGGTCGAGGTCACGGCCCAGCAGTGGGCCTGGAACTTTCGCTATGCCGGCGCGGACGGGCAATTCAACACGCCGGACGACGTGGTGACGCTGAACGATCTGCGGGTGCCGATCGATCGCCCGGTGTACCTGAAGTTTCACGCGAAGGATGTGATTCATTCTTTTTACCTGCCCAACTTTCGCACCAAGGTCGACGTGATCCCGGGCAGCGAGACCCGGCTATGGTTCCAGGCCCGCGAGGCCGGCCGCTTCGAGATCGGCTGCGCCCAGCATTGCGGCGTCAACCACTACAAGATGCGCGGCGAGCTGCGCGCCCTGCCTGCCGACGACTTTGACCGCTGGCTGCGCGCCGCCGCCGCCGACTCGGCGCTGCGCTATGAACCGGGTGACACCGCCGCCCACGACGGATGGGACTGGGGCTCGTGA
- a CDS encoding heme-copper oxidase subunit III has translation MVGPAGDGATLTRRGAFGMWIFLGTDAAGFGGLLLADGVLRARASVWPDPRQRFSLGWAAAMTFVLLASSLTMSLAADSARRRQRGLALAWLAATIVAGAAFLGCQAFEYQHLLTGTPAVGLTSDLAASLFFVITGFHGAHVLAGIVYLIAVTIAQARATTASEPLLAVAALFWHFIDFVWAAIFFALYLLPVN, from the coding sequence ATGGTCGGTCCCGCGGGCGACGGTGCGACGCTGACCAGGCGCGGGGCGTTCGGGATGTGGATCTTCCTCGGCACCGACGCGGCCGGCTTTGGTGGGCTGCTGCTGGCCGACGGCGTGTTGCGGGCGCGGGCCAGCGTCTGGCCGGATCCGCGCCAGCGGTTCTCGCTCGGCTGGGCGGCGGCGATGACATTCGTGCTGCTGGCGTCCAGCTTGACCATGTCGCTGGCTGCGGACAGCGCGCGCCGACGGCAACGGGGCCTCGCGCTGGCGTGGTTGGCGGCGACGATCGTCGCCGGCGCCGCGTTTCTTGGTTGCCAGGCGTTCGAGTACCAACACCTCCTCACGGGCACGCCGGCCGTCGGGCTGACCAGTGATCTGGCGGCGTCGCTGTTCTTCGTCATCACCGGTTTTCACGGCGCCCATGTCTTGGCGGGGATCGTCTACTTGATCGCGGTGACGATCGCCCAAGCCCGCGCGACCACCGCCTCGGAGCCGCTGCTGGCGGTGGCGGCTTTGTTCTGGCACTTCATCGATTTTGTGTGGGCGGCGATCTTCTTCGCTCTTTATTTGTTGCCGGTGAACTGA
- the cyoE gene encoding heme o synthase — protein sequence MKRTPALVHALAVTTAIATYLLILIGGLVHGTGSSLACPDWPTCYGTMMPKMEGGVLVEHSHRLAAGSVVLLTIALALSLTFSKAPHQKALRPYGWLAVGLVIVQAVLGGVTVLLRLPTPVSTAHTAVSLLFFMTTLYLAFRSGSPRVANVRPPALATGAVRLALASAVAVYFQMVLGGLVRHSGAALACLDLPLCRGSIWPDAHPTVLIHVLHRLNALVVTALVLTSSVVTVRAASKRPLLRGLALLAPLLVLTQVWLGVHAVQSFLDLATVESHLAVATALLATQIAIVLLGRPDAAPAPIRLRWFADLVSLTKPRITGLVLATFAGGMWLAPGALPTWRIVMTLIGMALVVSASNTLNMYLERDADGLMARTRARPLPERRLSPESALAFGVLLASAALPLLFLAGNALTGILGAVALLSYVWIYTPMKRHSALALFVGAVPGAMPPLMGWTAATGHLDAPGLVLFAILFLWQIPHFLAIAIYRSQDYQQAGFKVLPLAISAFGTRLHIMTFSVGLVVATILLLPMHVAGVGYAVAASVLGAVFIGWAVAGFRQAAAARWARSLFFMSIVYLTLLFVALIVDRTVV from the coding sequence ATGAAACGAACGCCCGCGCTGGTCCATGCCCTCGCCGTCACAACGGCGATCGCCACTTACCTGCTGATCTTGATCGGCGGGCTGGTGCACGGCACCGGATCAAGCCTGGCGTGTCCTGACTGGCCGACCTGCTACGGCACCATGATGCCGAAGATGGAAGGCGGTGTGCTGGTCGAGCACAGCCATCGGCTGGCCGCCGGCAGCGTGGTGCTGCTGACCATCGCGTTGGCCCTGTCCTTGACGTTCAGCAAGGCGCCGCATCAGAAGGCGTTGCGTCCGTACGGCTGGCTGGCGGTGGGCCTGGTGATCGTGCAGGCCGTCCTGGGCGGCGTGACCGTGTTGCTGCGCCTGCCGACGCCAGTGTCGACGGCGCACACAGCGGTGTCGCTGCTGTTCTTCATGACCACGCTGTACCTGGCGTTTCGATCGGGTTCGCCACGCGTGGCGAATGTACGCCCGCCAGCGCTGGCCACGGGCGCGGTTCGTCTGGCGCTGGCATCGGCGGTGGCGGTTTATTTTCAGATGGTGCTGGGCGGGCTGGTTCGGCATTCCGGGGCGGCGCTGGCGTGTCTGGATCTGCCGCTGTGCCGCGGATCGATCTGGCCCGACGCGCACCCGACGGTTTTGATTCACGTGCTGCACCGGCTGAACGCGCTGGTGGTGACGGCGCTGGTGCTGACGTCGTCGGTGGTCACCGTGCGGGCGGCGAGCAAACGGCCGCTGTTGCGCGGGCTGGCGCTGCTGGCGCCGTTGCTGGTGCTGACCCAGGTGTGGCTGGGCGTGCACGCCGTGCAGTCGTTCTTGGATCTGGCGACGGTGGAATCCCACCTGGCGGTGGCGACGGCGCTGCTGGCCACGCAGATCGCCATCGTCTTGCTGGGCCGGCCCGACGCTGCGCCGGCTCCGATTCGCCTGCGCTGGTTCGCCGACCTGGTCAGCCTGACCAAGCCGCGCATCACCGGCCTGGTGCTGGCGACGTTCGCCGGCGGGATGTGGCTGGCGCCTGGCGCGCTGCCGACCTGGCGGATCGTGATGACGCTGATCGGGATGGCGCTGGTGGTGTCGGCGTCGAACACGCTGAACATGTACCTGGAACGTGACGCCGACGGCCTGATGGCCCGCACGCGCGCCAGGCCGCTGCCCGAAAGGCGACTGTCGCCCGAAAGCGCGCTGGCCTTCGGCGTGCTGCTGGCATCGGCCGCCCTGCCCTTGCTGTTCTTGGCCGGCAACGCCTTGACCGGAATTCTGGGTGCGGTGGCGCTGCTGTCGTACGTGTGGATCTACACCCCGATGAAGCGACACTCGGCGCTGGCGCTGTTCGTCGGCGCGGTGCCGGGCGCGATGCCGCCGCTGATGGGGTGGACCGCCGCCACCGGCCACCTGGACGCGCCCGGATTGGTGCTGTTCGCCATCTTGTTTCTCTGGCAGATCCCGCATTTTCTGGCCATCGCCATCTATCGGTCGCAGGACTATCAGCAGGCGGGGTTCAAGGTGCTGCCGCTGGCCATCTCGGCGTTCGGGACCCGGCTGCACATCATGACCTTCTCGGTGGGTCTGGTGGTGGCGACGATCCTGCTGCTGCCGATGCACGTGGCTGGCGTGGGCTACGCGGTGGCGGCCAGCGTGCTGGGCGCGGTGTTCATCGGGTGGGCCGTCGCCGGCTTTCGCCAGGCGGCCGCCGCGCGCTGGGCGCGGTCGCTGTTCTTCATGTCGATCGTCTATCTGACGTTGCTCTTCGTGGC
- a CDS encoding cbb3-type cytochrome c oxidase subunit I gives MSAAADPDPAGAVALGDDPAEIHPAPTGFVSRFVFARDHKVIAKQFLFLGLGFLAIGGFMAMLIRWQLANPGRPYPLLGKLLFPASGGVISPAAYVSLFTMHGTIMIFFAITPILIGAFGNFCIPLMIGARDMAFPTLNLLSFWTMFASTATLTASFFVPLGAPSAGWTAYPTLSSAIGTPGPGQTLWVVAIYLNGASSIMGAVNYITTIVRLRAPGMHYFRMPLTVWGFWLTAILNALFVPVLAAGMVLLFFDRVLGTTFFIAGSTIKGGGDPILYQHLFWIFGHPEVYILILPAWGIVSDLLSFFARKPAYGYRVTVWSMIAITVLSAVVYGHHMFVTGMSPMLGESFMLLTMIISVPAVLLFLNWLGTIWRGAMRTPTPMLFCLGLVFTFGIGGLTGLFLADIVSDVYLHDTYFVVGHFHLIMAAAVLLATFAAIYYWFPKLFGRLMNEPLGKLHFWLTIVSLNLVFGGQLLIGYAGMQRRLYDPSVYEFLRPLLPLNRGITHAAFVLGTSQLLFIFNFFWSLFRGRRADANPWQVGTLEWTTPSPPPHHNFDRIPLVLNGPHELANPAAIKHLHRDWLAQNEPLPADADAGDGDGDEKNRLV, from the coding sequence GTGAGCGCCGCCGCCGATCCGGACCCCGCCGGCGCCGTCGCGCTCGGCGACGATCCCGCCGAGATCCACCCGGCGCCAACCGGCTTCGTGAGCCGGTTTGTTTTCGCCCGCGACCACAAGGTGATCGCCAAGCAGTTCCTGTTCTTGGGTCTGGGTTTTCTGGCCATCGGTGGCTTCATGGCCATGCTGATTCGCTGGCAGCTGGCCAACCCGGGCCGGCCTTATCCGCTGCTGGGCAAGCTGCTGTTTCCTGCGTCGGGCGGCGTGATCTCGCCAGCGGCGTACGTGTCGCTGTTCACCATGCACGGCACGATCATGATCTTCTTCGCCATCACACCGATTCTGATCGGCGCGTTCGGCAACTTCTGCATCCCGCTCATGATCGGCGCGCGCGACATGGCGTTCCCGACCCTGAATCTGCTGTCGTTCTGGACCATGTTCGCGTCGACGGCGACGCTGACGGCGTCGTTCTTCGTGCCACTGGGCGCGCCATCGGCGGGCTGGACCGCTTACCCGACGCTGTCCAGCGCCATCGGCACGCCCGGGCCGGGACAGACGCTGTGGGTGGTGGCGATCTATCTGAACGGCGCCTCGTCGATCATGGGCGCGGTCAATTACATCACCACCATCGTCCGGCTGCGGGCGCCCGGTATGCACTATTTCCGCATGCCGCTGACAGTGTGGGGCTTCTGGCTGACGGCGATCCTGAATGCGCTGTTCGTGCCCGTGCTGGCCGCCGGCATGGTGCTGCTTTTCTTCGACCGCGTCCTCGGCACGACGTTCTTCATCGCCGGCTCGACCATCAAGGGCGGTGGCGATCCGATCTTGTACCAGCACCTGTTCTGGATCTTCGGGCACCCGGAGGTCTACATCCTGATCTTGCCGGCCTGGGGCATCGTCTCGGACCTGCTGTCGTTCTTCGCCCGCAAACCAGCGTACGGCTATCGCGTGACGGTGTGGTCGATGATCGCCATAACCGTCCTGTCGGCGGTGGTCTACGGCCACCACATGTTCGTCACCGGGATGAGCCCGATGCTGGGCGAAAGTTTCATGCTGCTGACCATGATCATCTCCGTGCCGGCGGTGCTGCTGTTTTTGAACTGGCTCGGCACCATCTGGCGCGGAGCGATGCGCACGCCGACGCCCATGCTGTTCTGTCTCGGGTTGGTGTTCACTTTCGGCATCGGCGGACTGACCGGCTTGTTCCTGGCCGACATCGTCAGCGACGTCTACCTGCACGACACCTACTTCGTGGTCGGGCACTTTCACCTGATCATGGCGGCGGCGGTGTTACTGGCGACGTTCGCTGCGATCTATTACTGGTTCCCCAAGTTGTTCGGTCGGCTGATGAACGAACCTCTGGGCAAGCTGCACTTCTGGCTGACCATCGTGTCGCTGAATCTGGTCTTCGGTGGGCAGTTACTGATCGGGTACGCAGGGATGCAGCGGCGCCTGTACGATCCGTCGGTGTACGAATTTCTGCGCCCGCTCCTGCCGCTGAACCGCGGGATCACGCACGCGGCGTTCGTGCTGGGCACGTCGCAGCTGCTGTTCATCTTCAATTTTTTCTGGAGCCTCTTTCGCGGCCGGCGCGCCGACGCCAATCCCTGGCAGGTGGGGACGCTGGAATGGACCACGCCGTCGCCGCCACCTCACCACAATTTTGATCGCATCCCGCTGGTTCTGAACGGCCCGCACGAGCTGGCCAACCCCGCCGCCATCAAGCACCTGCACCGCGATTGGTTGGCGCAGAACGAACCGCTGCCGGCCGACGCGGACGCTGGCGACGGCGACGGCGACGAGAAGAACCGTCTTGTCTGA
- a CDS encoding protein kinase — translation MSSPTEMVGRRVGRYTILSHLASGGMAELYIARQESVGGFEKNVVVKLLQGRYATNPRVVNMFLEEARLAAKLNHPSIVHVYDVAEDEGMKYIAMEYIHGETVTDIVLRGIEAKNFLPLQHAVHIISQTAAGLAYAHGHRDAEGKLLRIVHRDVSPSNVLVSYEGQTKIVDFGIARIQDQIREESGMRPGKPSYMSPEQVRGEGADFRSDIFSLGIILYEITVGQRLFRGVGEEVMQRILTETIAPPTVVKRDYPPALELIVMKALERRPEDRYQSAEDMRHELEEFLDEAGFRTGNRRMALYLREVFPAAAAAARDGIVKPLDPDAPSGPTVAAADEEGQELNFDRRAPLAMRLEAAPTNPPSPAKTPAASVVAASRSVGAVAMPVVAGPVGSALASAGGAPATGPSAVVPGKGSGFDEPAEDSFPLQVPRRRGWLWVAAILLFGVAAMVFSVLK, via the coding sequence ATGAGTAGCCCGACAGAGATGGTCGGCCGAAGGGTCGGGCGCTACACCATTCTCAGCCACCTGGCGTCAGGCGGGATGGCCGAGCTTTACATCGCTCGCCAGGAATCCGTCGGCGGCTTCGAGAAGAACGTCGTCGTCAAGCTGCTGCAGGGCCGCTATGCGACGAACCCGCGCGTGGTGAACATGTTTTTGGAAGAGGCGCGCCTGGCCGCCAAGCTGAACCATCCCAGCATCGTCCACGTCTACGACGTCGCCGAGGACGAAGGGATGAAGTACATCGCCATGGAGTACATCCACGGCGAGACGGTCACCGACATCGTCCTGCGCGGGATCGAGGCGAAGAACTTCCTGCCGCTGCAGCACGCGGTGCACATCATCAGCCAGACCGCCGCCGGCCTGGCGTACGCGCACGGCCATCGCGACGCCGAGGGCAAGCTGCTCCGCATCGTGCACCGCGATGTCTCGCCGTCGAACGTGCTGGTCAGTTACGAAGGCCAGACCAAGATCGTCGACTTCGGCATCGCTCGCATCCAGGACCAGATTCGCGAGGAGTCCGGTATGCGCCCGGGCAAACCGTCGTACATGTCGCCCGAACAGGTGCGCGGCGAGGGCGCCGATTTTCGCTCGGACATCTTCTCGCTGGGGATCATCCTTTACGAGATCACCGTCGGGCAACGGCTGTTTCGCGGCGTCGGCGAAGAGGTGATGCAACGGATCTTGACCGAGACCATCGCCCCGCCCACGGTGGTCAAGCGCGACTATCCGCCGGCGCTGGAGTTGATCGTGATGAAAGCGCTGGAGCGCCGGCCGGAGGATCGCTATCAATCGGCCGAAGACATGCGCCACGAACTGGAAGAGTTCCTGGACGAGGCCGGCTTTCGCACCGGCAACCGGCGCATGGCCCTTTATCTGCGCGAGGTCTTCCCGGCGGCGGCGGCGGCGGCCCGCGACGGGATCGTCAAGCCACTGGATCCGGATGCACCCAGTGGCCCGACTGTGGCGGCGGCAGACGAAGAGGGGCAGGAGCTGAACTTCGATCGGCGGGCGCCTTTGGCCATGCGCCTGGAGGCAGCGCCGACCAACCCGCCGTCACCGGCCAAAACCCCGGCCGCGTCGGTGGTGGCGGCCAGCCGGTCCGTCGGCGCCGTGGCCATGCCGGTGGTCGCCGGTCCGGTGGGCTCAGCGCTGGCCAGCGCTGGCGGTGCTCCGGCGACCGGGCCCAGTGCCGTGGTTCCCGGAAAGGGGAGTGGCTTCGACGAGCCGGCCGAGGATTCGTTCCCGTTGCAGGTGCCGCGTCGTCGGGGCTGGTTATGGGTGGCGGCCATATTGCTTTTCGGGGTCGCGGCAATGGTATTCAGTGTACTAAAATGA
- a CDS encoding carboxypeptidase regulatory-like domain-containing protein, translating into MSKSSALFVMAGLALSAVACTKHEEAPAPSPTAAPGAPAGSAAAAAPAAGSAVIKGVVTLKGAPPEVKMIKRDTDPYCAQKQMKEEDVIVGAGGALKNVIVRISKGVTGHYDPPAQDAALDQLDCMYRPRVQAIMTGQSLVIRNGDQTLHNVHSYKGPSTLFNQAQIPGLAPMGKKFNDSGDIIKFKCDVHPWMTGYVSVTNHPFFAVTGDDGTFTIAKVPAGTYTLEAWHERYGSKTADITVAADKPTEINFSFDAK; encoded by the coding sequence ATGAGCAAATCGAGCGCGCTTTTCGTGATGGCCGGGTTGGCGCTGTCGGCGGTGGCCTGCACCAAGCATGAAGAGGCGCCTGCGCCCTCGCCAACCGCCGCGCCGGGTGCACCAGCAGGCTCCGCCGCGGCTGCGGCGCCGGCGGCCGGCAGCGCGGTGATCAAAGGCGTCGTCACCCTCAAGGGCGCGCCGCCCGAGGTGAAGATGATCAAGCGCGACACCGATCCTTACTGCGCGCAAAAACAGATGAAGGAGGAAGACGTCATCGTCGGCGCAGGCGGCGCGCTGAAGAACGTCATCGTGCGCATCTCGAAGGGCGTCACCGGCCACTACGATCCGCCGGCCCAGGACGCGGCGCTGGATCAGCTGGACTGCATGTACCGGCCGCGCGTACAGGCGATCATGACCGGACAGTCCCTGGTGATCAGAAACGGCGACCAGACTCTGCACAACGTGCACAGCTACAAGGGTCCGTCGACGCTGTTCAACCAGGCGCAGATCCCCGGGCTGGCGCCGATGGGAAAGAAATTCAACGACAGCGGCGACATCATCAAGTTCAAGTGCGACGTCCATCCGTGGATGACCGGGTATGTGTCGGTGACCAACCACCCGTTCTTCGCCGTCACCGGTGACGACGGCACCTTCACCATCGCCAAGGTCCCGGCCGGCACGTACACCCTGGAGGCCTGGCACGAGCGCTACGGCTCCAAGACGGCCGACATCACCGTGGCCGCTGACAAACCAACGGAGATCAACTTCAGCTTCGACGCCAAATGA
- a CDS encoding cytochrome C oxidase subunit IV family protein yields MATFRAGMFGVFAAAAALTALELGALTLDFQRPARVTVLAGLAIAKGALILWAFMHLGRQRRSLRAAVLTPIGLVAGLTTILMLDAVVRLGGGP; encoded by the coding sequence ATGGCGACGTTCAGGGCAGGAATGTTCGGCGTGTTCGCGGCCGCGGCGGCGCTGACCGCGCTGGAGCTAGGCGCGCTGACGTTGGATTTTCAGCGTCCGGCACGGGTCACCGTCCTGGCAGGCCTGGCCATCGCCAAGGGCGCGTTGATCTTGTGGGCCTTCATGCACCTTGGTCGGCAGCGACGGTCGCTGCGCGCCGCGGTCCTGACGCCAATCGGCCTGGTCGCCGGGTTGACGACGATCTTGATGCTGGACGCGGTGGTCAGGCTTGGAGGCGGGCCTTGA
- a CDS encoding SCO family protein, with amino-acid sequence MFWVVAVSFLFGVPLGRSFLRRVPAAPPVLGAVPTFSLTDQAGRRMGTAELQGKVWVADFIFTSCQEACPLLSQKMAEVMRRARLLGPDFHLVSLTVDPERDTPARLAEYGARFGANPQKWSFLTGPMDVIQGAVVDGFKEGLERTPARVAAGAVADPAGPTFWEIFHGEHLVLVDRQLRIRGYFSATPEGLDQLMEAIGLIINNA; translated from the coding sequence GTGTTCTGGGTGGTGGCGGTTTCGTTCCTGTTCGGCGTACCGCTGGGGCGTTCGTTCCTGCGTCGTGTGCCGGCCGCGCCGCCGGTGCTGGGCGCCGTGCCCACTTTCAGCCTCACCGACCAGGCCGGGAGGCGAATGGGAACCGCCGAGTTGCAAGGAAAGGTCTGGGTGGCCGACTTCATCTTCACGTCCTGCCAGGAAGCGTGCCCGCTGCTCAGCCAAAAAATGGCCGAAGTCATGCGCCGCGCCCGCCTGCTGGGTCCAGACTTTCATCTGGTGTCGCTGACCGTCGATCCCGAACGCGACACGCCCGCCCGCCTGGCCGAATACGGCGCGCGCTTCGGCGCCAACCCGCAGAAGTGGTCATTTCTGACCGGACCGATGGACGTCATTCAGGGCGCGGTCGTGGATGGATTCAAAGAAGGGCTGGAGCGCACGCCGGCCCGGGTTGCCGCCGGCGCCGTCGCCGATCCGGCCGGGCCGACGTTCTGGGAGATCTTCCACGGCGAACACCTGGTCCTGGTCGATCGCCAGCTGCGCATTCGCGGTTATTTTTCCGCCACGCCCGAAGGGCTGGATCAGTTGATGGAGGCCATCGGCCTCATCATCAACAATGCTTGA
- a CDS encoding c-type cytochrome has translation MTPSRLRDQPGFPARFAVACLLVIGCKNAATDLPPPFTAPLTLGGRAVSAAQLNHGASVYTQYCRPCHGVSGDGAGPSALGLRPPPRDLRLGVYKFGGVAAGQLPSDADFIRIIRGGLQGTAMLAWDVPPAELGDLIQYVKSFAPRWRNESAGEPVTASPDPWPGREADAVRRGQKIYHGLAQCAVACHPAYVTKPEIYAATKELTGMRVTAFRPDLYQAVAKDSDYGVKILPPDFTFNRLRAGEMLNDIYRSIAAGIGGTAMPTWKNVLPEADLWALARYVRSLVDLRDDRRADELAARLLAQPAWTPPPPPGADGGTGDGGGDARADGD, from the coding sequence GTGACGCCATCGCGCCTTCGTGACCAGCCGGGGTTTCCCGCGCGTTTTGCCGTCGCGTGCTTGCTGGTCATCGGGTGCAAGAACGCCGCGACCGATCTGCCGCCGCCGTTCACCGCGCCGCTGACCTTGGGCGGGCGAGCCGTCAGCGCGGCCCAACTCAATCATGGCGCCAGCGTCTACACGCAGTATTGCCGCCCCTGCCACGGCGTCTCCGGTGATGGCGCTGGGCCGTCGGCGCTGGGACTGCGTCCACCGCCCCGCGATCTGCGCCTCGGCGTCTACAAGTTTGGTGGCGTGGCGGCCGGCCAGTTGCCCAGCGACGCCGATTTTATCCGCATCATTCGCGGCGGCCTGCAAGGCACCGCCATGCTGGCCTGGGATGTCCCTCCGGCCGAGCTCGGGGATCTCATCCAGTACGTGAAGTCCTTCGCGCCGCGCTGGCGAAATGAGTCGGCGGGCGAACCGGTCACCGCTTCGCCCGATCCGTGGCCCGGGCGCGAGGCCGACGCCGTCCGGCGCGGGCAGAAGATCTATCACGGCCTGGCCCAGTGCGCGGTCGCCTGCCATCCCGCCTACGTCACCAAGCCGGAGATCTATGCGGCGACGAAAGAGCTGACCGGAATGCGCGTGACGGCGTTTCGCCCGGATCTTTATCAGGCGGTGGCCAAGGACAGCGACTACGGCGTGAAGATCCTGCCGCCCGATTTCACCTTCAACCGGCTGCGGGCGGGCGAAATGTTGAACGACATCTATCGCTCGATCGCCGCCGGTATCGGCGGGACGGCCATGCCCACCTGGAAGAACGTGCTGCCCGAAGCTGATCTATGGGCGCTGGCGCGTTATGTTCGCTCGCTGGTCGATCTGCGGGACGATCGGCGGGCCGACGAGCTCGCGGCCCGGCTGCTGGCGCAGCCAGCGTGGACGCCGCCCCCACCCCCGGGCGCCGATGGCGGGACCGGTGACGGCGGCGGCGACGCCCGGGCTGACGGCGACTGA